One part of the Anopheles coustani chromosome 2, idAnoCousDA_361_x.2, whole genome shotgun sequence genome encodes these proteins:
- the LOC131263326 gene encoding nuclear valosin-containing protein-like isoform X1, which yields MMQKKPQHFAHDPMIIPRVKQYLEENVHQTYVDVGVMARELQQRYREYYRRKAGVFRTLVEQAYRTVLHSYGLDSNPSSDNDDEALSDVEVMDETMANSRAQMNDTLTNLYMNNRNRPPASQVMGAVADQSTAGGGGGGGGGQVAIDISSDEEDGGQQAPDGSRSGGEKSNFVQTFVTSNKHVTVTKVTRTNNTRDDESSNGSASGPEGSGDKDPPVPKRRRVEETGLTMAQHLRNTLKVNKDNNSTADSAASRPNKPNKSGTNQNGTGAGQQRMAKKYRKEIVPRVVTTTFEDIGGMDRILKDLCELLLHVKHPEIYRHIGLPPPRGFLLHGPPGSGKTLLAQAIAGQLKIEMIEIPATELIGGISGESEERIREVFEQAAANAPCVLFIDEIDAISSNRINAQKDMERRIVAQLLSSLDNLGKIEGGEGVIVIGATNRADSLDPALRRVGRFDQEISLGIPDRTARLQILKIICRKLKIADSIDYGELAKLTPGYVGADLLALATRAANTAIKRLFTQKKQKLLEANELQDDTSDDVVAIDDEVDEVVNLDDDKDEEIATENETEQLNGEKDSPVKAAEMDTEPPATVNQPEESNKKVTDQDVSTAPVSEPVSSTDEQKETTNTNTEEVKEKAVPTSTEEVAPSAGGEAEKMDVDGQPTSKDEPVKSVKEPVEADTKKDAEVDKPENKSTNGPMAEEEKQTKESEKETTETQVTNTVSEEKGEEAAMEVDNPQLTSVVPPKEPVVSTKEPVVPTKDLIVKEETTLEQMMEMLLNQQNALPTDELEGLCIEREDFMESLRTVQPSAKREGFITVPDVTWNDIGSLGDIREELKLAILAPVKFPQRLKMLGLNAPSGVLLCGPPGCGKTLLAKAVANEAGINFISVKGPELLNMYVGESERAVRQCFQRARNSAPCVIFFDEFDSLCPKRSDTAEGSAGTRVVNQLLTEMDGIEERKGVFLMAATNRPDIVDPAVLRPGRLDKILYVGLPALTDRVDILRALTKNRTQPPLAADVEFEKVAELTEGYTGADLAGLVRQASLQTLKDSIVACGQEETTTDDGGEQAEMSLTVTLAHFLEAIRNIKPSVGTEDKKHYEKLRLKYGTSATC from the exons ATGATGCAGAAAAAACCGCAACATTTTGCGCATGATCCTATGATAATACCGCGCGTTAAGCAG TATTTGGAAGAGAATGTACACCAAACGTATGTGGACGTTGGTGTGATGGCACGCGAGCTCCAGCAACGCTACCGGGAGTACTACCGTCGTAAAGCCGGTGTTTTCCGTAcgttggtggaacaagcgtaCCGCACGGTGCTCCATAGCTACGGGCTGGACAGTAATCCGTCGTcggacaacgacgacgaagcGTTGTCGGATGTGGAAGTGATGGATGAAACGATGGCCAACAGCCGGGCCCAGATGAACGATACGCTCACGAATCTGTACATGAACAATCGCAACCGTCCACCGGCGTCGCAGGTGATGGGCGCGGTTGCGGACCAGTCGACGGCCGGTGGcggaggcggcggcggtggcggccaGGTAGCGATCGACATCAGTAGCGACGAGGAGGACGGCGGGCAGCAGGCGCCGGATGGTTCCCGTTCGGGAGGTGAAAAATCAAACTTTGTTCAAA CATTCGTCACATCCAACAAGCATGTAACGGTAACGAAGGTTACACGCACCAATAACACACGGGATGATGAATCGAGCAACGGTAGTGCGTCCGGCCCGGAAGGTAGTGGTGACAAGGACCCACCGGTACCGAAACGTCGACGAGTGGAAGAAACGGGGCTAACGATGGCACAACATTTGCGGAACACACTGAAGGTCAACAAGGACAACAACTCCACCGCCGATTCCGCGGCGAGTCGCCCGAACAAACCAAACAAGTCGGGAACAAACCAGAACGGTACCGGAGCAGGACAGCAGCGTATGGCGAAAAAGTACCGCAAGGAAATTGTCCCGCGTGTAGTGACCACCACGTTCGAAGACATTGGAGGGATGGATCGTATTCTGAAGGATCTGTGCGAGTTGCTGTTGCACGTGAAGCACCCGGAAATCTATCGCCACATTGGGTTGCCACCGCCGAGAGGATTTTTGCTCCACGGCCCACCGGGTTCGGGCAAAACGTTGCTTGCACAGGCCATCGCTGGG caattaaaaattgaaatgattgaaatCCCGGCCACGGAACTGATCGGTGGTATTTCGGGCGAGTCGGAAGAAAGGATACGGGAGGTGTTCGAGCAGGCGGCTGCGAACGCACCGTGCGTACTGTTCATCGACGAAATTGATGCCATCTCATCCAACCGCATCAACGCGCAGAAGGACATGGAACGGCGCATCGTTGCCCAGCTGCTAAGCAGCCTGGACAATCTTGGTAAGATTGAAGGTGGCGAAGGGGTGATTGTGATCGGCGCTACCAATCGGGCCGACTCCCTTGATCCGGCCCTCCGGCGTGTCGGTCGGTTCGATCAGGAAATATCGCTCGGTATACCGGATCGGACGGCGCGCTTGCAGATACTGAAGATCATCTGCCGGAAGCTGAAAATTGCCGACTCGATCGATTATGGCGAGCTGGCCAAGCTGACACCGGGCTACGTGGGTGCGGATCTGCTCGCGTTGGCCACCAGAGCGGCCAACACCGCCATCAAACG TCTTTTTACGCAAAAGAAGCAGAAGCTACTGGAAGCGAATGAACTACAAGACGACACCTCGGACGATGTAGTGGCCATAGATGATGAGGTCGACGAAGTGGTAAACCTTGACGATGACAAAGATGAAGAAATTGCAACGGAAAATGAGACGGAACAGTTGAACGGCGAGAAGGATTCACCCGTTAAAGCTGCTGAAATGGACACCGAGCCGCCGGCGACCGTCAATCAACCGGaggaaagtaataaaaaggTAACTGACCAAGACGTCTCTACAGCACCGGTCAGTGAACCGGTTTCCAGCACCGACGAGCAGAAGGAAACAACCAACACAAACACCGAGGAAGTGAAGGAAAAGGCCGTACCAACATCGACCGAGGAAGTAGCACCTTCCGCTGGAGGAGAGGCAGAAAAAATGGATGTTGATGGGCAACCAACGAGCAAGGACGAACCGGTGAAGTCGGTGAAGGAACCTGTTGAAGCAGATACAAAGAAGGATGCCGAGGTGGATAAACCTGAAAACAAATCCACCAATGGTCCAATGGCGGAGGAAGAAAAGCAGACAAAGGAGAGTGAAAAGGAAACGACAGAGACGCAGGTGACAAACACAGTGAGCGAGGAAAAGGGGGAGGAAGCTGCAATGGAAGTGGACAACCCGCAGCTGACATCGGTGGTACCTCCGAAGGAACCCGTCGTATCTACGAAGGAACCCGTCGTACCTACGAAGGATCTCATCGTAAAGGAGGAAACCACACTCGAGCAGATGATGGAGATGTTGTTGAACCAACAGAACGCCCTACCGACGGACGAGCTGGAAGGTTTGTGCATCGAGCGGGAAGATTTCATGGAATCGCTCCGAACCGTGCAGCCATCGGCGAAGCGGGAAGGATTCATCACCGTACCGGACGTGACCTGGAACGATATCGGTTCGCTGGGCGATATCCGGGAGGAGCTGAAGCTGGCCATTCTCGCGCCGGTCAAGTTCCCCCAGCGGCTGAAGATGCTCGGCCTGAACGCACCGTCCGGGGTGTTACTCTGCGGTCCACCGGGTTGCGGTAAAACGTTGCTTGCCAAAGCGGTCGCTAACGAGGCGGGCATAAATTTCATCTCCGTTAAAGGCCCCGAGCTGTTGAACATG TACGTCGGAGAATCGGAACGCGCCGTAAGACAGTGTTTCCAGCGAGCGCGCAATTCCGCCCCGTGCGTTATCTTCTTCGACGAGTTCGACTCCCTCTGCCCGAAGCGGTCCGATACGGCCGAGGGAAGCGCCGGTACGCGTGTCGTCAACCAGCTGCTCACCGAGATGGACGGTATCGAGGAGCGTAAGGGGGTGTTTCTTATGGCCGCAACCAACCGGCCGGACATTGTCGACCCGGCCGTACTGCGCCCCGGGCGATTGGATAAGATTCTCTACGTCGGGCTCCCCGCTTTGACCGATCGGGTCGACATACTGCGAGCGCTGACGAAAAACCGAACCCAACCACCGCTGGCCGCGGACGTGGAGTTCGAGAAGGTGGCCGAGCTTACCGAGGGCTACACCGGAGCCGATCTGGCCGGGCTCGTGCGGCAAGCGTCGCTACAAACGCTCAAAGATTCGATCGTTGCGTGCGGTCAGGAGGAAACGACGACGGACGACGGTGGTGAGCAGGCGGAAATGTCCCTCACCGTCACCCTGGCACACTTTCTCGAGGCGATACGAAACATTAAACCATCTGTCGGTACTGAG GACAAAAAACATTACGAAAAACTACGCCTCAAGTACGGAACCAGCGCCACGTGTTAG
- the LOC131263326 gene encoding nuclear valosin-containing protein-like isoform X2, with translation MMQKKPQHFAHDPMIIPRVKQYLEENVHQTYVDVGVMARELQQRYREYYRRKAGVFRTLVEQAYRTVLHSYGLDSNPSSDNDDEALSDVEVMDETMANSRAQMNDTLTNLYMNNRNRPPASQVMGAVADQSTAGGGGGGGGGQVAIDISSDEEDGGQQAPDGSRSGAFVTSNKHVTVTKVTRTNNTRDDESSNGSASGPEGSGDKDPPVPKRRRVEETGLTMAQHLRNTLKVNKDNNSTADSAASRPNKPNKSGTNQNGTGAGQQRMAKKYRKEIVPRVVTTTFEDIGGMDRILKDLCELLLHVKHPEIYRHIGLPPPRGFLLHGPPGSGKTLLAQAIAGQLKIEMIEIPATELIGGISGESEERIREVFEQAAANAPCVLFIDEIDAISSNRINAQKDMERRIVAQLLSSLDNLGKIEGGEGVIVIGATNRADSLDPALRRVGRFDQEISLGIPDRTARLQILKIICRKLKIADSIDYGELAKLTPGYVGADLLALATRAANTAIKRLFTQKKQKLLEANELQDDTSDDVVAIDDEVDEVVNLDDDKDEEIATENETEQLNGEKDSPVKAAEMDTEPPATVNQPEESNKKVTDQDVSTAPVSEPVSSTDEQKETTNTNTEEVKEKAVPTSTEEVAPSAGGEAEKMDVDGQPTSKDEPVKSVKEPVEADTKKDAEVDKPENKSTNGPMAEEEKQTKESEKETTETQVTNTVSEEKGEEAAMEVDNPQLTSVVPPKEPVVSTKEPVVPTKDLIVKEETTLEQMMEMLLNQQNALPTDELEGLCIEREDFMESLRTVQPSAKREGFITVPDVTWNDIGSLGDIREELKLAILAPVKFPQRLKMLGLNAPSGVLLCGPPGCGKTLLAKAVANEAGINFISVKGPELLNMYVGESERAVRQCFQRARNSAPCVIFFDEFDSLCPKRSDTAEGSAGTRVVNQLLTEMDGIEERKGVFLMAATNRPDIVDPAVLRPGRLDKILYVGLPALTDRVDILRALTKNRTQPPLAADVEFEKVAELTEGYTGADLAGLVRQASLQTLKDSIVACGQEETTTDDGGEQAEMSLTVTLAHFLEAIRNIKPSVGTEDKKHYEKLRLKYGTSATC, from the exons ATGATGCAGAAAAAACCGCAACATTTTGCGCATGATCCTATGATAATACCGCGCGTTAAGCAG TATTTGGAAGAGAATGTACACCAAACGTATGTGGACGTTGGTGTGATGGCACGCGAGCTCCAGCAACGCTACCGGGAGTACTACCGTCGTAAAGCCGGTGTTTTCCGTAcgttggtggaacaagcgtaCCGCACGGTGCTCCATAGCTACGGGCTGGACAGTAATCCGTCGTcggacaacgacgacgaagcGTTGTCGGATGTGGAAGTGATGGATGAAACGATGGCCAACAGCCGGGCCCAGATGAACGATACGCTCACGAATCTGTACATGAACAATCGCAACCGTCCACCGGCGTCGCAGGTGATGGGCGCGGTTGCGGACCAGTCGACGGCCGGTGGcggaggcggcggcggtggcggccaGGTAGCGATCGACATCAGTAGCGACGAGGAGGACGGCGGGCAGCAGGCGCCGGATGGTTCCCGTTCGGGAG CATTCGTCACATCCAACAAGCATGTAACGGTAACGAAGGTTACACGCACCAATAACACACGGGATGATGAATCGAGCAACGGTAGTGCGTCCGGCCCGGAAGGTAGTGGTGACAAGGACCCACCGGTACCGAAACGTCGACGAGTGGAAGAAACGGGGCTAACGATGGCACAACATTTGCGGAACACACTGAAGGTCAACAAGGACAACAACTCCACCGCCGATTCCGCGGCGAGTCGCCCGAACAAACCAAACAAGTCGGGAACAAACCAGAACGGTACCGGAGCAGGACAGCAGCGTATGGCGAAAAAGTACCGCAAGGAAATTGTCCCGCGTGTAGTGACCACCACGTTCGAAGACATTGGAGGGATGGATCGTATTCTGAAGGATCTGTGCGAGTTGCTGTTGCACGTGAAGCACCCGGAAATCTATCGCCACATTGGGTTGCCACCGCCGAGAGGATTTTTGCTCCACGGCCCACCGGGTTCGGGCAAAACGTTGCTTGCACAGGCCATCGCTGGG caattaaaaattgaaatgattgaaatCCCGGCCACGGAACTGATCGGTGGTATTTCGGGCGAGTCGGAAGAAAGGATACGGGAGGTGTTCGAGCAGGCGGCTGCGAACGCACCGTGCGTACTGTTCATCGACGAAATTGATGCCATCTCATCCAACCGCATCAACGCGCAGAAGGACATGGAACGGCGCATCGTTGCCCAGCTGCTAAGCAGCCTGGACAATCTTGGTAAGATTGAAGGTGGCGAAGGGGTGATTGTGATCGGCGCTACCAATCGGGCCGACTCCCTTGATCCGGCCCTCCGGCGTGTCGGTCGGTTCGATCAGGAAATATCGCTCGGTATACCGGATCGGACGGCGCGCTTGCAGATACTGAAGATCATCTGCCGGAAGCTGAAAATTGCCGACTCGATCGATTATGGCGAGCTGGCCAAGCTGACACCGGGCTACGTGGGTGCGGATCTGCTCGCGTTGGCCACCAGAGCGGCCAACACCGCCATCAAACG TCTTTTTACGCAAAAGAAGCAGAAGCTACTGGAAGCGAATGAACTACAAGACGACACCTCGGACGATGTAGTGGCCATAGATGATGAGGTCGACGAAGTGGTAAACCTTGACGATGACAAAGATGAAGAAATTGCAACGGAAAATGAGACGGAACAGTTGAACGGCGAGAAGGATTCACCCGTTAAAGCTGCTGAAATGGACACCGAGCCGCCGGCGACCGTCAATCAACCGGaggaaagtaataaaaaggTAACTGACCAAGACGTCTCTACAGCACCGGTCAGTGAACCGGTTTCCAGCACCGACGAGCAGAAGGAAACAACCAACACAAACACCGAGGAAGTGAAGGAAAAGGCCGTACCAACATCGACCGAGGAAGTAGCACCTTCCGCTGGAGGAGAGGCAGAAAAAATGGATGTTGATGGGCAACCAACGAGCAAGGACGAACCGGTGAAGTCGGTGAAGGAACCTGTTGAAGCAGATACAAAGAAGGATGCCGAGGTGGATAAACCTGAAAACAAATCCACCAATGGTCCAATGGCGGAGGAAGAAAAGCAGACAAAGGAGAGTGAAAAGGAAACGACAGAGACGCAGGTGACAAACACAGTGAGCGAGGAAAAGGGGGAGGAAGCTGCAATGGAAGTGGACAACCCGCAGCTGACATCGGTGGTACCTCCGAAGGAACCCGTCGTATCTACGAAGGAACCCGTCGTACCTACGAAGGATCTCATCGTAAAGGAGGAAACCACACTCGAGCAGATGATGGAGATGTTGTTGAACCAACAGAACGCCCTACCGACGGACGAGCTGGAAGGTTTGTGCATCGAGCGGGAAGATTTCATGGAATCGCTCCGAACCGTGCAGCCATCGGCGAAGCGGGAAGGATTCATCACCGTACCGGACGTGACCTGGAACGATATCGGTTCGCTGGGCGATATCCGGGAGGAGCTGAAGCTGGCCATTCTCGCGCCGGTCAAGTTCCCCCAGCGGCTGAAGATGCTCGGCCTGAACGCACCGTCCGGGGTGTTACTCTGCGGTCCACCGGGTTGCGGTAAAACGTTGCTTGCCAAAGCGGTCGCTAACGAGGCGGGCATAAATTTCATCTCCGTTAAAGGCCCCGAGCTGTTGAACATG TACGTCGGAGAATCGGAACGCGCCGTAAGACAGTGTTTCCAGCGAGCGCGCAATTCCGCCCCGTGCGTTATCTTCTTCGACGAGTTCGACTCCCTCTGCCCGAAGCGGTCCGATACGGCCGAGGGAAGCGCCGGTACGCGTGTCGTCAACCAGCTGCTCACCGAGATGGACGGTATCGAGGAGCGTAAGGGGGTGTTTCTTATGGCCGCAACCAACCGGCCGGACATTGTCGACCCGGCCGTACTGCGCCCCGGGCGATTGGATAAGATTCTCTACGTCGGGCTCCCCGCTTTGACCGATCGGGTCGACATACTGCGAGCGCTGACGAAAAACCGAACCCAACCACCGCTGGCCGCGGACGTGGAGTTCGAGAAGGTGGCCGAGCTTACCGAGGGCTACACCGGAGCCGATCTGGCCGGGCTCGTGCGGCAAGCGTCGCTACAAACGCTCAAAGATTCGATCGTTGCGTGCGGTCAGGAGGAAACGACGACGGACGACGGTGGTGAGCAGGCGGAAATGTCCCTCACCGTCACCCTGGCACACTTTCTCGAGGCGATACGAAACATTAAACCATCTGTCGGTACTGAG GACAAAAAACATTACGAAAAACTACGCCTCAAGTACGGAACCAGCGCCACGTGTTAG
- the LOC131261874 gene encoding uncharacterized protein LOC131261874, giving the protein MSSNKRITLPRRTQEFEIPVPPSSVKKPQNRVSRIAQPLRKSTKPGLGQFGENGRSRSMEKGLSGMTLGVPSTATKKSLNPRSSSVTPRLRTPLRSVGFAGNAENALQMTIPSTVERERSTVDAQKIFDYLAQANVPDLPKDFIDRRSLKAMSMKQFLIIVAHLFRQIGGSRYKIGSNFIEDILKVITELQCPFTVNKSMLKTPSAPHSIHQVITMLSWLIDLAPPPVSGSEWAPNYLHASEFPSQDYTHFFYQSAMEIFHLWNLKKEEEFGEQVDTMVDRLVACKTNGLNQKQVHERTAQLQQQLESVNANRPEGQTREQSFDGVQREVLEKQREVKQLATETKQLAKELERQEQEHYKRQDQYYDYEKSIRVLKEELARQEMTVAERDEMRNLITRDKNIVAAKRNAIASLEEASSDHQITLSRLIKQKINFISELNTKLCNLSNALQPDILFTPIELSLTTENYPALEKSLLELELQMNEIFKQYHERYAKLCQEKCRLEQRLSDIQLTLQPLEAKIGGQTARLQRLQQQRDAITRQLTDLAMRAHEQENWQDREKQLDQEAEKLKQQLESNKKAIEKLAQNKQQLMEEGLEQCRVALAQRQQKLAEFTSYVEGCEAIMENICDACSPDEASSNETINES; this is encoded by the exons ATGTCATCAAACAAACGGATAACTTTGCCGCGCCGAACGCAAGAATTTGAAATCCCCGTTCCACCGTCCTCAGTGAAAAAGCCACAAAA CCGTGTAAGCAGAATCGCGCAACCCTTACGTAAATCCACAAAACCAGGGCTCGGTCAGTTTGGTGAAAATGGACGCTCGCGATCGATGGAAAAGGGGCTCAGTGGAATGACGCTGGGCGTCCCATCTACGGCGACAAAAAAATCGCTCAACCCACGGAGCAGTAGCGTAACACCGCGCCTCCGAACGCCATTGCGAAGCGTCGGATTTGCTGGGAATGCGGAAAATGCCCTTCAGATGACCATCCCCTCGACGGTGGAACGTGAACGGAGTACGGTGGACGCGCAGAAAATATTCGACTACCTGGCACAAGCGAACGTGCCCGATCTACCGAAGGATTTCATTGACCGGCGCAGCCTGAAAGCGATGTCCATGAAGCAGTTTCTCATCATCGTGGCCCATCTGTTCCGTCAAATCGGCGGCAGTCGGTACAAAATCGGATCGAACTTTATAGAAGACATCCTGAAAGTGATCACCGAGCTGCAGTGTCCGTTTACGGTGAACAAATCGATGCTGAAAACTCCCAGCGCACCGCATTCGATACACCAAGTGATCACGATGCTCTCGTGGTTGATCGACCTCGCACCCCCGCCCGTCAGCGGGTCAGAATGGGCACCGAATTATTTGCACGCGTCCGAGTTCCCATCGCAAGATTACACCCATTTTTTCTACCAATCCGCGATGGAAATCTTTCACCTGTGGAATCTGAAAAAGGAGGAAGAATTTGGCGAACAGGTCGACACCATGGTCGACCGACTGGTGGCGTGCAAAACGAACGGTCTCAATCAAAAGCAGGTCCACGAACGGACGGCAcaactgcagcagcagctggaatCGGTCAACGCCAATCGTCCGGAGGGTCAAACGCGCGAGCAGAGCTTTGACGGCGTGCAGCGGGAAGTTCTAGAAAAGCAGCGCGAAGTGAAACAACTGGCCACCGAAACCAAGCAACTCGCCAAAGAGCTCGAACGACAGGAACAGGAGCACTACAAACGGCAGGATCAGTACTATGACTACGAAAAATCTATCCGTGTGCTTAAGGAAGAGCTGGCCCGGCAGGAAATGACTGTGGCCGAACGGGACGAGATGAGAAACCTCATAACGCGCGATAAGAATATTGTTGCAGCGAAACGGAACGCCATCGCGAGCCTTGAGGAGGCATCGTCCGACCATCAGATCACTCTGTCCCGGCTTATCAAGCAAAAGATCAATTTTATCTCCGAGCTCAACACGAAACTGTGCAACCTTTCCAATGCCCTCCAGCCGGACATTCTCTTCACACCGATCGAACTCAGTTTAACGACGGAAAACTATCCGGCTTTGGAGAAAAGCTTGCTTGAACTCGAGCTACAAATGAACGAGATCTTCAAACAATACCACGAGCGGTACGCCAAACTGTGCCAGGAAAAGTGTCGCCTCGAGCAGCGGCTGTCCGACATTCAGCTCACCTTGCAGCCGCTGGAGGCAAAGATCGGCGGCCAAACGGCACGCCTGCAACGGCTCCAGCAGCAACGGGACGCCATCACCCGTCAACTCACCGACCTGGCCATGCGTGCCCACGAGCAGGAGAACTGGCAGGATCGGGAAAAGCAACTCGATCAGGAGGCAGAAAAGTTAAAGCAACAGCTGGAGAGCAACAAGAAGGCCATCGAGAAACTGGCCCAAAACAAGCAGCAGTTGATGGAGGAAGGATTGGAGCAGTGCCGGGTTGCGCTGGCGCAGAGGCAACAGAAACTGGCCGAGTTTACGAGCTACGTGGAGGGATGTGAGGCGATAATGGAGAACATTTGTGACGCTTGCTCGCCGGATGAAGCGTCTTCGAATGAGACAATAAATGAGTCGTGA
- the LOC131261875 gene encoding uncharacterized protein LOC131261875 — MVEIKSFVFFDLETTGLPEYEHFKTKITELSMVACSREHLLECVNELPRVLHKLSLCFNPSRLITIGSSQATGTCLYNDLLEREGKFDGGAGEMVKLFLDRLQKPACLVAHNGNRFDFILLKQHMLRIGVMLPSFLYVVDSLPAFREIEADVEKSYFENNEGLDSEIPELEYRTIGIMEQLERENDGMNDRQRCNETTPRSAHVERKYKQTLREYLNVTPEGTPSPGERDIPVSRTANARKRLFHDAFDDKTSSSETEGSPARVKKRYNLAEIYKRTVGKELVAAHRAEEDVLALMNCAAVHAVRFVRYVEANCVSYEEVKSKF; from the exons ATGGTGGAGATAAAATCGTTCGTGTTCTTCGACCTAGAGACGACGGGCTTGCCAGAATATGAACATTTCAAAACGAAAATCACTGAACTGTCGATGGTGGCATGCAGCCGGGAGCATCTGCTGGAGTGCGTGAACGAGCTACCCCGTGTCCTGCACAAATTATCGCTTTGTTTCAATCCTTCGCGGCTCATTACTATCGGTTCCTCGCAAGCCACAGGAACGT GTCTTTACAATGATTTGCTGGAAAGAGAGGGCAAATTCGATGGAGGCGCAGGCGAAATGGTGAAACTATTCCTCGACCGTTTGCAGAAACCCGCCTGCCTGGTGGCTCACAATGGCAACAGATTTGATTTTATCCTTCTCAAGCAACATATGCTACGGATCGGTGTTATGCTGCCCAGTTTCCTGTATGTGGTTGATTCGCTGCCAGCGTTCCGGGAGATTGAAGCCGACGTGGAAAAATCGTACTTCGAGAACAATGAAGGCCTTGACAGTGAGATCCCGGAACTCGAGTATCGAACCATCGGTATCATGGAACAACTAGAACGTGAAAACGATGGCATGAACGATCGGCAGCGATGCAATGAAACCACCCCACGAAGTGCACACGTTGAGCGCAAGTACAAGCAAACGCTACGCGAGTATCTTAACGTTACACCGGAAGGTACACCTTCCCCGGGCGAACGCGACATTCCGGTCTCTCGGACGGCAAACGCACGCAAAAGACTGTTTCACGATGCATTCGATGATAAAACGTCCAGTTCGGAGACGGAAGGATCACCAGCAAGGGTGAAAAAACGATACAATCTTGCCGAAATTTACAAACGTACCGTAGGGAAGGAGCTTGTGGCAGCACACCGGGCAGAAGAGGACGTACTGGCGCTGATGAACTGTGCTGCCGTACACGCAGTTCGGTTTGTGCGGTACGTGGAGGCAAACTGTGTCTCCTATGAGGAGGTGAAAAGTAAATTCTAG